One region of Streptomyces capillispiralis genomic DNA includes:
- a CDS encoding NAD(P)-dependent alcohol dehydrogenase, which produces MRFQAAVLRSYEDPFTLEEVALRTEPAAGEILVRIAGCGMCRTDLGVRRAAGSSPLPAVLGHEGAGVVVRTGGGPDTTIGVGDHVVLSFDSCGHCRNCRGAAPAYCDSFASLNLFGGRAQDAPRLTDAAGEALAPRWFGQSSFAEYALVSARNAVRVDRALPVELLGPLGCGFLTGAGAVLNTFAAGPGDTVVVIGAGAVGLAAVMAATAAGALTVAVDRHPRRLALAERFGAIPLPAETAGLAEWIRRVSDGGAQYALDTTASAPLINDALRALRPTGSLGLVARIRTALPLEPGTLDQGRSIRHICEGDAVPALLIPLLTRLWQAGRFPFDQLIRTYPLADINEAERDCGAGRVVKPVLLPTGRSR; this is translated from the coding sequence GTGAGGTTCCAGGCGGCCGTACTGCGCTCGTACGAGGATCCGTTCACGCTCGAGGAGGTGGCCCTGCGGACGGAACCCGCCGCCGGTGAGATCCTGGTCCGGATCGCCGGCTGCGGGATGTGCCGGACCGACCTCGGGGTCCGGCGAGCGGCCGGCAGCAGCCCGCTGCCGGCGGTGCTCGGCCACGAGGGGGCCGGGGTCGTGGTGCGGACGGGCGGCGGCCCGGACACCACGATCGGCGTGGGTGACCACGTCGTGCTGAGCTTCGACTCCTGCGGGCACTGCCGCAACTGCCGCGGCGCGGCCCCTGCCTACTGCGACTCCTTCGCCTCCCTCAATCTCTTCGGGGGACGCGCACAGGACGCGCCGCGGCTCACCGACGCGGCCGGGGAAGCGCTGGCCCCCCGGTGGTTCGGCCAGTCCTCCTTCGCCGAGTACGCACTCGTCTCGGCCCGCAACGCCGTTCGGGTCGACCGAGCACTGCCCGTCGAACTGCTCGGGCCGCTCGGCTGCGGGTTCCTCACCGGCGCCGGAGCCGTGCTGAACACCTTCGCCGCCGGCCCGGGTGACACCGTCGTCGTCATCGGCGCGGGAGCCGTGGGTCTGGCCGCGGTGATGGCGGCCACCGCCGCCGGCGCGCTGACCGTGGCCGTGGACCGGCACCCCCGGCGGCTGGCCCTGGCCGAGCGGTTCGGCGCGATCCCGCTGCCCGCCGAGACGGCCGGACTGGCCGAGTGGATCCGGCGGGTCAGCGACGGCGGCGCGCAGTACGCGCTCGACACCACGGCCTCAGCCCCGCTCATCAACGACGCGCTCCGGGCACTGCGCCCCACCGGCAGCCTCGGCCTGGTGGCACGGATCCGCACCGCGCTGCCGCTCGAACCGGGCACGCTCGACCAGGGCCGCAGCATCCGCCACATCTGCGAAGGGGACGCCGTCCCCGCACTGCTGATACCGCTGCTGACCCGGCTCTGGCAGGCCGGACGCTTCCCCTTCGACCAGCTCATCCGCACCTACCCGCTGGCCGACATCAACGAGGCCGAGCGCGACTGCGGCGCCGGCCGCGTGGTCAAACCCGTCCTGCTCCCGACCGGAAGGAGCCGGTGA
- a CDS encoding class I SAM-dependent methyltransferase has product MTGTAPQQTDVEGVDGGVGLTAFLVAAARAIETYRDDSLAQDTYAEHFVRAAPACADWPVRIQRVPEGDGNPLWGRFARYFGLRTRVLDDFLLRSVRTGPRQVVLLGAGLDTRAFRLDWPSGCEVFEVDRAGVLEFKHQVLTDLAATPKVKRVTVPADLRADWVGALTNVGFDPAAPSVWLAEGLLFYLPGPAETYLVDMVDRLTTEGSALAFEAKLEKDLMLYRDSPIYTATREQTGIDLLHLFDKGPRPDSAGDLTAKGWSTSMSTPFDFTRRHGRGPLPEPNDALEGNRWVFAYKSRP; this is encoded by the coding sequence ATGACCGGCACGGCACCGCAGCAGACGGACGTGGAAGGCGTGGACGGAGGTGTGGGCCTGACCGCCTTCCTGGTCGCCGCGGCACGGGCGATCGAGACCTACCGCGACGACAGCCTGGCTCAGGACACCTACGCGGAACACTTCGTGCGCGCTGCCCCGGCGTGCGCGGACTGGCCGGTGCGCATCCAGCGGGTCCCGGAGGGGGACGGCAACCCGCTGTGGGGGCGGTTCGCCCGCTACTTCGGCCTGCGGACCAGGGTCCTCGACGACTTCCTGCTCCGGTCGGTCCGGACGGGCCCCCGGCAGGTGGTCCTGCTGGGAGCGGGGCTGGACACGCGCGCCTTCCGGCTGGACTGGCCGTCCGGCTGCGAGGTCTTCGAGGTCGACCGGGCGGGCGTGCTGGAGTTCAAGCACCAAGTGCTCACGGACCTGGCGGCCACCCCAAAGGTGAAGCGCGTCACCGTACCGGCCGACCTGCGCGCGGACTGGGTCGGCGCGCTGACCAACGTCGGCTTCGACCCCGCGGCACCGAGCGTCTGGCTGGCCGAGGGACTCCTCTTCTACCTGCCGGGCCCCGCCGAGACGTACCTCGTCGACATGGTGGACAGGCTGACCACCGAAGGCAGCGCCCTGGCCTTCGAGGCCAAGCTGGAGAAGGACCTGATGCTGTACCGCGACAGCCCGATCTACACGGCGACGCGAGAACAGACCGGTATCGACCTGCTCCACCTCTTCGACAAGGGGCCGCGACCCGACTCCGCGGGCGACCTGACGGCCAAGGGCTGGTCCACCTCGATGTCCACGCCCTTCGACTTCACCCGTCGGCACGGACGTGGCCCCCTCCCCGAGCCGAACGACGCACTGGAGGGAAACCGGTGGGTGTTCGCGTACAAGTCACGGCCATGA